GTTGCCCTCAAGTTCTTCGAATGTGCCGTGCACCATGGCCGATTCCCAATTGAACATCGATTGTATTTCTTCGACCTGTACGGTGACCGAGTTGTTTTTTCGCATCGCATCGATTTTATGGCCATCCGAGGTATAACTAATGATCGTATTGTCGGTAAGATCAAAATAGTAGGTAATAGGAATCAAATAGGGCTTCCCTTGCCATAAATAGGCCAAGTGGCCGAGGTAATTGTTCCGGAGTACGCGTTCAATGGCGTTCGTTGTTAAATCTGTCATTGTTAATGTTTTTAAATATTACTAATCGTTTTATATGTATCGTGCCAAGCGTAGTTACAGCTTGCATTCCGCCACTGATTATATTTTTCCTTACTTTAAGTTGTTGTGCCTCATGATTTATCGCCTTGTCCGTACAGACAGATAAAGAGGCGAAACCATTTAACCACTTGCCAACATATTATAACCTATAATTTTTCAAAAACCTTAAATGCGGAAGAAAGGTTAGAAAAAGCATGGCTGTGCGTACCATTTGGTAAGAAATCCAATTACCCAACTTATTGAATATACCGGCTCTTTGTCTTAGACTCCCCTTTGTAATTTCGCTACACTGGCTTATAACCATTTCAAAGTCGGCCCGAAGGCTTTCGGCAAAATTGACCGAGTGAACTTCTACGTTCATTTCAATACTGCCATAGCAACTAAGACTGTTCAGGTTAAATGAGCCTATGGTAGACCATTTGTTGTCAACCACCGCAGCTTTACCGTGTACTACGGAATTATTCCATTCAAAAATTCTCATATGATGGTCTAGAAAAGACGAGTACAAATGTTCGGTGGCCCTACGCACCAACGGCACATCGCTAATACCCGCTAAGACAACCGTTGTTTTTATTCCTCTTTTACACGTCTTTTTCAAAGCCTTTGCCAATCTGTTTCCAGGTAAAAAATACGAGCTCACGATTACTATTTCCTCTTTGGCATAAATGAAGGCGTTCGTGTAGGCATCACAGACTTCCGTTTTTCGCTGCAGCCAGTCGTTCTGTAAAATTCCCACGAGTGCCCTACCTGCCGAATGTAACACGGGTGGTATTTTTTTTGAGCTTCCCCTTTTATAAAAATAATCGCTACACAATATTTGTAGATTCTTAGCTGCCGGGCAATTCAACTGAACGGCATAGTCCAACCAAGGTTTAGAAGCCTTGGTTCCGCGGTATTTATCGGCAATATTGATTCCGCCTATCAGTGCTATTTTTTCATCGACGACCGCAATTTTATGGTGCATCCGCCTACCGATATAAAAATTGTTCAAGGAGAATAATGGCGAAAAAAAGCGAAGTAAAATACCATGCTGTACCAAATCCTGGGCAAAACTATTGGGTAATGCAGCGCTACCATAGGCATCCAATAAGACATATACCTCTACTTTTCGTTGAGCGGCTTTTTTTAAGCAGGAGGCTATACGGTTTCCTGTTTCATCGTTTTCAAAAATGTAGGTCTGTAAATGGATTTCCTTTTCCGCCTTATCGATTAACTTTTCCAGCCTTAAAAAATAGTCTTCTCCCGAACGGACCAACTCAACATATTTTGAATTGTCTTTAGTATTTTGAAACGCTGTTTTAGTATGTTTTTCAATTTTCCATTTATAATCCATCGCTACCCTTTTTTATGCTGGTCGGCCAATAAGATCTGATTAACCTCTTTATCTTGTTGCTTCAAAAAATAAACCAATCCCATAGAAACCAAAACGGTTACTCCGGCAATGATGAAAGGATAATAAAACCCTCCGGCAATCAGCCAAGTCCCCAATACCGGACCCAAAATTTGACCGATACTGTTAGTAGAACTTTGAATGGATATATTCCTTCCCGTGTTTTCCTTGGATATCAAAGAAACTGCCGAAAGCAGGTTTGGTGTCACCATGGCTCCCCCGGCTGCGAAAATTATTATAGTAACATAAATGTATAGTTCACCACTCACAAAAGGGAAGACGATTAACGAAACACCCGATATCAATAACCCCAATGTTATTTGCTGTTTAGAGGTCAATATTTTTTCGCCATAGGTTGCGAATACGGGTTGCAAAACGGCCATCACGGAACCACAAAGCATAAAACCAATACCCACCTGATTGGTTGTAAAGGCCAACTCATCCTTCCCATAAATTGAAAACACGGTCTCAAACAGGGTAACCACGAACTGCATCACAAAGGATAAAAGCAACAAAATGATAAAATAGTTACTAAGGGAAAAACTGAATTTGACTACCTCAGAAGCAATACGACTTTTTACTTCCGTATTCTTTAGCCATTTTATGATTATCAGCAATACCACAAAGCCCAAAAGAGCGGCCAAAATAAAGGGAACCGAAAAACGGTCTAGGTGGAACACTCCAAAAGAGTATGTATAGTGAAGGTTCGTTTGCGACAGAAATCCCCCAGAACAGGGCCAAATATCACACCGGAACTGATAGCGACCCCGGACCAGGCCATTATTTTGGTCCTTCGCTTTTCTGAGGTAATATCACTTAAATAGGCATTACTGACGGGAATGACCGCTGACGTAAAGATGCCCCCTATGATACGGGCCATATAGAGCATCGACAGGGAAGTGGCAAGACCCGTTAGCAAGTTCATCACTACAAAACCTACAAGCCCCAATAGTATTATAGGTTTACGGCCGTATTTATCGGAAAGCTTGCCCCAGACGATAACGAACAAGAGCTGGAACAACGGATAAATACTGGTCAACATTCCTATATGGAAGTTGATAAGGTCCGTATCCAGATTGTCTTTTAGAGCCAGTCTTTCCGTGTAATACGGAAGGGTAGGCAGTAAAATACCGTACCCGAGCATTACCACAAATAAACTTAACAGCACTAAAAATATCCTGTTGAGTTTGTCCTTTCTATTCATTACTTTTTCCCAATTTTTCTTTTCAACAATTGAGCGTTAATGGCTACAATAATGGTGCTCAAACTCATAAACACGGCACCAACTGCGGGACCCAGTACAAAGCCTGATGAGTACAAAACACCTGCTGCCAATGGGATGGCGACCACGTTATAGCCGGTGGCCCATATCAAGTTCTGGATCATCTTGTTGTAGGTGGCCTTGCCGAACAAAATCAAATTGGCAATATCCTGTGGGTTACTGTTTACTAGAATAATGTCCGCAGTCTCCGCAGCGACATCGGTGCCGGAGCCCACAGCTATTCCAACGTTGGCTTGTGCCAATGCAGGTGCGTCATTGACCCCATCGCCCGTCATGGCCACAAACTCTCCTTTGCTTTCCAACTCTTTTACGATTTCCACTTTTTGATGGGGTAGTACCTCGGCATAATAGCCATCCAAACCTAATTTATCGCTAACGGCTTTTGCAGTTTTTTCATTGTCACCTGTGGCCATCAAAACTTTGATATTATTCTTTTTGAATATTTTGATAGCTTCCGCAGATTCTGGTCTTATTTCATCGGCAAGAGCAATGTATCCTGCTAGCTGTCCATCGATTAATACAAAAACAACAGTTTCAGCAGCGTCACTATAGGCATCTTCAGGTATAGTGATTTTTTCATCCCTTAAATAACCCGGACTTACTACTTTCACTTGCTTACCTTCCACATTGGCCTCTACACCTTTACCAGTAATGGCATTAAAGTTTTCTGGCTTCGGGATTGTAATATTATCTTCTTTGACCTTTTTTATAATTCCAACTGCAATAGGATGTTCCGAGCTCTGTTCCAAAGCACTTGAAAGCCTTAAGATTTCTTTTGTTGAATATTCTTGTTTAACCGATTCAACTCTTGTGACACCAAAATCACCTTTTGTCAATGTTCCGGTTTTATCAAACAATAAAGCTGATATTTTTCGGGATTCTTCAAAAGCTGTTCGATTCCTTATCAATAAGCCATTTTGGGCAGATACGGCGGTAGATATAGCAACAACTAACGGAATGGCAAGTCCTAATGCGTGTGGGCAAGCGATAACCATAACCGTTACCATTCTCTCTAAGGCATATACAAAAGGGAAGCCTAAAATGAGCCAAACAGCTAATGTCCCAAAGCCAATCGCTAACGCAATGTAGGTTAACCATTTTGCGGCCCTATCAGAAAGGTTCTGCATTTTAGATTTGGTCTTTTGCGCTTCCTCAACCATTGTGATTACTTTGTTGAGATAACTGTCCTTTCCGGTATGTTCTACCTTAACCTTTAAGGTGCTATTGCCGTTTACTGAGCCACCAATTACTTTGTCGTTCTCATCTTTTTTCACGGGCTTGGATTCCCCTGTAAGCATTGATTCATTTAAGTAACTCGAACCATCTACTATAATCCCATCAGCAGGTACTTTTTCACCAGGCTTTACTAAAATCACATCGTCTTTTAACAAATCTTCCAAGGGAATATCCTCTATAGTATCACCCTTTACCCTGTGGGCTTCGGCTGGCATCATACTTACTAATAACTGTAAGGCTTTTGATGCACCTAGCACACTTTTCATTTCTATCCAATGGCCTAAAAGCATAATTGCGATCAGTGTTGAAAGTTCCCAGAAAAAATCTTCACCACGTAAACCGAATACTGTAGCGGTACTATAAAAGTAGGCGACGCTAATAGCCATAGAAATTAGGGTCATCATTCCTGGTGAACCCTTCTTTATTTCTGACCAAAATCCTTTTAAAAATGGCCAGCCACCATAGAAATACACTACGGTGGAAAGTGCAAATAGGATATATGGGTTTCCTGGTAAGAGAAATTCATATCCGAAAAACTCCTGTATCATTGGCGAGAAGAACAATATGGGAATGGTCAGCACGAGCGTTACCCAAAACCGTTTTCGAAAATCGGCAATCATCATTTTGTGATGGTCGTGTCCCATTTGACCGTGACCTGGATTATGACCTGAATGGTCGCCAGAACCGTGATCCATCTTGCTATGGTCGTCGGATTTTGGATCTTCCATTTTTGAGTGGTCCATTTTCGAGTGATCCATTTTTGAATGGTCATCTTTGTCGTGATTCATTTTGAAATGGTCCATTTTTTTGTTCTTTTGCTCTTCGTGATTGTCCATAGTATTCTATTTAAGGGTTATCGTAATTTTTTTCGCATTGCTTCCGAGATATTTTCAGCATAGACCCCATAGGCATCTACCAAAAGCCCCTTTATACCATCTTTTGATGAAATGGCATAAAGAACACTGTTATCGTCCGTACTGCTCATACCTTCAAAACGATGGGTTTCATCCACATCAAAATCTTCGGGATGGATTTCCAATTCCAATGAAGCACATTTTATACAGTCGGGGGCCAAATTAAAATCATAGGTATATCCCCTGATCTGTAAATCATTTATTGCCTCTGATAGGGTGTCATAGTTTCTCATCATTTATTATTTGTATGTCATCGTAAAATAGCTGCCGTCTTTCTCGGTAAATTTCTGGAATGATAACAAGTTCTCACTTGTAAGTTTTTCACTTGCAACATAGTCCAATTGTTTAATTCGTATACCAATGGCATAGGCCTTAATATTGATTTTGGATTTGATTATTTTCCCATTTCCGTTAGATTCCAACACGCGGTCATAAATTTTAATCTTACTGTTGGAACCAAGGAAGTTCAACAATCCCGAATCAAAGCTCATTTCGAGTTCAACATTCTCCAAGTTCGCTAGATCATAGAGTTCTTTGAAATTTTTGGACACTGTATTGATTTCGGTTTCCTTTGATTTTGGGTTTGAAAACGGAAATGCCATTACCAAAATACTGGATTCATCCGGTTTGCATCGGTAAGTGGTGGTATATTTATCGGTCGGGGTACCTTTTTTATCAAAAAGCTCGGTTGTGACAATAATTTCATAGTAACCATTGACTACTTTTAGCTTTCCGGATTTAAAAGTTTGCTTGTTCAGAAAGTCTCCATTTTTATCAAAATTTTCCCGTACCACCCTTCTATCGGACAATTGTCCGATTAGCATTTTATCTTGTGGGTATGCGGAAAAAATCATAAAAACGAATACTATTAAGTGTAATCCTATTTTCATATGTGGTGCATCAACTCTTTTACTTCCTTGGCGATCACATCGCTCAAATCAATTTTATTCGACTGATGTGGAATCGTGTTGCAGGTAATGATGTCCTCCACATAAGCGTCCCACAAATCTTGATAGGCATTTCCTGAAAATACGGCATGAATACCAATGCATATTGCAGGTTTCATTCCCGTACTTTTCAAATGTTCCGTAGTTTCTATCATGGTCCGGGCCGTAGAAATGATGTCGTCTACTAAAACTGGCGTCGCTTCCTTATATTTATCTACATCGGGAACAGAAACTTCAACATCACGGTCGCCATGGCGGACCTTTTGTAACACCGTGAAGGGTACTCCCGCTTTTTTTGCCACATCGGAAACCCATTGCTCACTTTCGGAATCGGGCCCGATAAGTACCGGATTATGAATGTTCTTCTTGATGTATTTGGAGATTTCGTCCGCTGCATGAATGACCCTTTTCGGAATATTGTATACCTCGCCCAACATATGTATTCTATGCAAATGGGGGTCAATGGTCGTGATGCTATCGGCAAAACCTGAAATCAATTTCCCGAAAAAGCTAGAGGTGACGCCTTCCCCTTCATCAAAGACCTTGTCCTGTCGCATATAGGCCAAATAGGGAGCCACCAAGCAAGTGCACATAGCGCCCAAAGATTTTGCGGTGTGGCTTAAAAAATACAATGGCAATAGTTTTTCATCGGGTTCGTGCAAGGTGCAGACCATGACCACACATTTGTCTTTCACATCGGAAAGGATACGCGTGTAGGATTCCCCGTCAGGAAATTTGCGTATGGTGCATTCCCCGATTTCCGCTTTCATTTTCTCCGCTAACAATTCCGTGAGTTCTTGGTTTCCCGGAAGACTGAATAATATAGTTTTCATTTGTTCTTTTTTTTATTCTATTGTTATAATATCGTCATGGCTCTCATAATATTCCAAGGCATAGTTCAACTCGCCTTGCGATTCTGCAAAGAGCGTATAGAGCAACTGGCCTTTTTCTATTTCATCGTTCAAATGAACGTTCAGTAAAATACCGGCAGATTTTGATTGGGGCGCACCTGACAGTTTGGCGAGTTTTGCAATCTTTCTATTGTCAATACGCCGTAAAACACCTGTTTTTTTGGCTTTTATTTCGAATTTATAAGGTTTTAGGAGAGGTTGTTTAAAATTACCTTGGGCTTTACAGATAGCGAGAAATTTGTTGTATGCCTTACCTGATTCCAATAGCCCTCTGGCGGTTTGCTTTCCATTTCCCGATTCGATTTCGCCAGAAAGCTCTAATAGCTCGCCCGCTAATAGAACTGCCCTTTCTCTTAGGTCTTTCGGAGCATCAACTTCGTTCTTGAGTACACTAAGGAGGTCCATTGCTTCAAGGGCTGGACCAATACCTCTGCCGACAGGCTGTGTACCATCTGTAATAACTACTCTTGTATCAAGGCCAACAGCTTTGCCCACGACTTCGAGATGTTCCTTAAGCTTCATGGCAGCGTAATCGGTACGAACCTTGGCCGTTTCGCCGACAGGAATATCAATGACCACATGGGTAGAACCTGCTGCCGCTTTTTTGGAAAGAACCGATGCAATCAACTGCCCTTCGCTATCAATATCCAAGGCTTTTTCAATTTTGATGAGCATATCATCTGCCGGACTTAATTGCGCGGTACCCCCCCAAACAAAACATCCGCCTTCTTTTTCAACAACAGCTTTGATTTCTTCCAAAGAAAGGGTAACATTGGTCAATACCTCCATGGTATCGGCTGTTCCTGCCGGGGAAGTGATAGCTCTCGATGATGTTTTGGGCATGGTAAGCCCGTAGGCGGCAACAATGGCCACAACGATGGGCGTTGTTCTGTTGCCTGGCAAACCGCCGATACAATGTTTATCGACTACGATTTTTTTGTTCCAATCCAATTGTTTTCCAGAAGCGATCATGGCTTTTGTGAGGTCCGAGATTTCATTGACATCCAATCTATTTCCGGCACAGGCCGTAATAAAAGCCGAAAGATGAATGTTGGAGTAATCTCCTTCAACGATATCCGTAATGATTTCTTCGAAGGCCGTATAAACTAGTTTTTGATTGTAGATTTTGGCCCTTACATGGCTTAAGGAATCTATAGGTTCCAAGTGCGACACCCTTAGTGTTTCATTTCCGGACACTTTTAATTTTTTCGCCGCCGCTTCGGATAACCCTATCTCTCCGACTAGCAGCACATCAGACGTTATTACATTAAGACTGGCAACGATGGAAGTATTGAAATTGGATACCCGGATTCTGGTCAATGCTTCAAAACCTTCGGAAACACAGACATGGCAATCTTCCCGCATATAGACCACATGCTCATTCTGTGTATAAATGCCCAAGTGTTTATATTTTAAAGTACTTGATTTTTCTTCCATACTATTTTTCATTATTTGGTTTTTAAATGTTTCGATGAAGTCCAAAGAAGCCAAATACCGAGAGTTACATCAACTCCCAAACAGAAAAGTGGCCACCATTGAGGTGGGTTTGTAGAGAACACAATATTACCTTGAAATAGGTCATAGATCCCATGTAATATCATTGCGATACCTACTATTTTTAGGTTTCTATGATGTCCTAATATTGCTATTGCCGAGAATAGCAAAGCAATGCTTGTTTCGAATATAATTTCGTAAGTATTGTTAGCTTGAAAAGCGAAAAGAACATAGTAGAAAGCAATAGCAATCAATAATACAGGATAGAAACTGCTGTCCTTATCAAAGCCCGTTTTTATTGCAAGTAATACAATGGAAATTCCTAATAGTACCCCAATGATTAGTTCGACCATATTAGTTAATTAAGTATTATTTCTTCAATATTGTATAGCTGAGGAATCTCGGAATCCCAATCATAGGTTTCCCTGATGCCTTTTTGCAATGCTTCTGCACTTTCCTGCTCTCCATGAACAATAAAGATCCTTTCCGGTTTCTGTTCGACATTGCTTAGCCAATCCAATAGTTCGGTATGGTTGGCATGTGCCGAAAGACCTTCTATTTCTGCCACCTCCATTTGAAAGGATACTGTTTTTCCGTACACTCTCAATTCTCTGTCGCCTTCCAACAATTTCCGTCCCCGAGTACCTTCTGCTTGATACCCAACAAAAAGCAAGGTGTTTTTTGGGTTTTGCGCTTGAGTTTCCAAGTAATTAAGCATTCTACCTCCCGTGAGCATTCCGCTTCCGGCGATGACGATTTTAGGTGTATCATCGCTTCGCAATTCCATAGTTTCACGATAACTGCTTACTACCATAAAATGTGAACACATTTCGTCACACTCAGCATCTTCCAACCTATGCCAGTCTCTAGTTCGATGGAACAGTTCCAGTACGTTGGCCCCCATCGGGCTGTCCATAATCATCTGTACTTTGGGGATTTTATTTTGTTTTAACAACCTCCAAAATATCAGCATCATCAATTGGGCACGTTCTACGGAAAAACTTGGTATGAAAAGGCTTCCGCCCCTTTCAATGGTTTTGTTGACCAATTTTTCAATTTCGGGAAGTGCTTCTGCTTCTTCGGGATGAAACCTGCCGCCATAGGTCGATTCTATAAAAAGAACATCTGCCTTTTTTGGTTTTAGAGGTGGATATAGCAATAAATCATTGGTTCTGCCGATATCCCCTGAAAAAACAAAACGTTTTCCGAGAACATCCAATTCAATGTAGGTAGCACCAAGGATATGGCCGTTGTACTGAAATCTAGCTTTTATGTTTTTCATCAAGGGCAGCCTTTGGCCGGGCGGTACTCCCTTGAAAAAGGGAACGGTTTTTTCAACATCCTTTAAGTCATAAAGTGGTTCGGCGGGACTATGTTTGGAATAGCCTTCCTTATTGGCACGTTCGGCTTCCTGTTCTTGAATCTTGGCACTATCGTTCAAAATGATTTTGGCAATGTCCAATGTGGGGTACGTTCCATAAATGGGGCCTTTAAAACCCTGTTTGACCAATCTGGGCAGATAGCCTGTATGGTCCATATGCCCGTGCGTGAGCAAGACCGCGTCAATTTCCGAGACTTCAACGGGTGGATACATCCAGTTTTTTAGACGTAGTTCTTTTAGCCCTTGAAAAAGACCACAATCAATCAAGATTTTGCGTTCGCCGGTATCCAAGAGATATTTTGAACCAGTAACGGTTCCGGCAGCTCCTAAAAAGTGAATGTTTATTTTGTTGTTTTTCATTTATAGTACCCGTTTAGTGCCCTCCACAACAGGAAGATGTGTTCCCTTTATCTTGGTCCGGTTGGCATAACTCCGCTATTTCTGAATAGAGATCGTGAAACTCCTCTTTGATAAGAAGGGCTAGTTTCTTTACGGATTTGGGCTCGGAGTTTACCATCTCCAGTAATGTTTCAAAGGCTTCTTCAAGTAAGCTAGGATCATCTTCCATTGCTTGGTAAAATGGCTCCAGTTCGATGTTATTCTGTTTTTGCAATGCTTCTGTTTTCATCTGTTTTCTTTTTAGGATTAATTAATGTTTATTGGTTTAATGTGCTGTGCATAATTCTTCCGAATCTTCGAGAATTTTTTTTTGTCGTTGCTTGGCGATACCTATTTGCTCCAATAGTGATGGGTTTTCGTTAATATCCTTGCAGAGCACAATGCCTTTATCCAATAATTTGGATTTCTCGGCCTTTGTCAATGTTGTTAAAGAGGTTAAGGGATGAAGGCCGGATTTGTCTATCCGTTCTTTCAGACCGTTCCCTTTCGGGTAATCCCAACTTGTAAGCATCAGCCCAACACAGGTACCATATTGTATGGCATCGGTGGTAAAACGTGTATTAGTATAAACTCCTCCTTGATGAAACTTGGTTTTATGGCCTTGCTGTTTTCCCCATTGTTTTTCCACATCCAAAAATCTTGAATGGATATAGAGCGGGATTTTCACATTGCAAAACCGGCCCTGATCACTATGGTATTTACATTCAATCATATAATGCTTGTTGTCTTTTTCAGCTATCACATCCACTTCATGCTGTACACAATTGCCTTTAACGATTACCCCGATTTTTGTTTCAAAATCTTCTTGAATCAATAGGGCCCCAACAAATTTTTCAAAGGGATAACCCGAAGGCCCGAGTTCCATAAGGGCTTTCTTGAGCTTATATCGAGAGGCACTTACTCTAGATTTTCTCCTTAATATTTTAAACGCCATTTGATATATCTTTTTGGTGGTCATTCCCTCGTAAATTGCCTTATCAATTTCTTGAACTATCTCTTCGACCAACAATTTATCGGCACCGGCCCGTTCTAATGAATGCCTTACTTTACCTATTTCAAAAGGAGCTTTCTCCCCACTTGCCTTTATGATATGTATCTTATCCATTGATGTGTATTTTTTTAATATTGGTCAAAGCAAATACGATTAGGAAAAAACTTAAGAATATTTCGAGCATGACAACGAACCGGGCTTCATCGGAAGTTGGAACAATATCGCCGTAGCCTACCGTTGAAAAAGTAATCACACTGAAGTAGAAAAAGTGGTACAAATTATACAAGTACGAATTTGAATAATCGGGAACTCCTTCAAATGTGGTATGGCTGAATTGAAAAAGGCAGGCATAATCGGTTGCAAAGGAGAATATGCTTATGACGATTATCAGCCCAAAAACCCAAAGCAATCGCTCCAATGAATGACAGATTTTTATCAATTTAGACAATCGCTTCAAGGTAGTCATCGTAATCACGATGGTCTTACCCAAGGCCGCCGTTGCAATTATAATGTGGAATGGCAAAGATTTATGATCGACCATTGACATTAAAACAACATACAAGATGCCGATACCCAAAATGGTAACGAGGGGCAATACCGTTCTTCCCAACAATAACTTGTAAAAGGGCTTTTCTCGTATTTGATTTAAGTTATTCGACATCGTACTATCTATGCTTTTTTTTAAATTTTGATCGTCATTACCGGAAGTGCCGAATGATTGGCCACACCCTCGGCGATGCTCTTGGAAAACAGGCTCAAAAAGCCTGTACTACCATGGGTGGACAAAGCAATCAGATCCGCAGGTTCGTGTCTTAGGAACGTGTTTATACCCGTTTCCACAGAGGGTTCGTTATTGACGTACATGGAATAATTTTTCAAATCGGGAAACTTTTCCAAGAATCTCTTAATCGGATTTAATCCTGCCGCGATGCTATTGGTATCCGTTTGGGTGTTGATGCGCAACAAACGAATATGTGCATTACATTTTTTTGCGATTGAGATTACATGTTCGAAAGCACCACTCACATCCTCCATAAAATCAGAAACAAATACAATGTTTTTAAAAGGAAAGGAAACTTCGTCCTCTTTAACCACGATTACGGGGACATCTGATTTCCGTACAATTTTTTCCACATTGCTGCCAAACAGTTCCCGCGCTGTGCCTTTGGTGCCGCTACTCCCCGTGATAATAAAATCATGGTGGAAATGACCGGAATGTTTTAAAATATTGGTGGTCTCAATCTGGTACTCCAAGAAGGTGCGACACTTTAGGTTTTCCTTCTCCGCTTTTTTTTCCAATTCCCGCAATGCAGATTTGGCCGATCCGATTTCCTTCAAGGTCTTAGGATATCTTTTTTCCTTTAGCTTGTCGAGTTTGACCCAGTCTACGGGAGTATGTATCAAGTGAAAGAAATGAATTTCCGCATTATATAATTTGGCCATTTCAACGCCCAAATCGGCGGCTTTGTTACAATTTTCGGAGAAATCAGTGGGTACTAATATATTTTTCATAGTGCTATTGTTTTTAGGTTTATATGTATTTCAAAGCTTACAATTGGAGCCTGTCCTTTATTCATTGGAGACTTCGTTTCCCGATTCGATTTGTTTTTCAAAACAATCCAGATTATATACGGTAGTGTCCGCAATGTTCGTCAATGCGGTATCGGTCAAGAATGCCTGATGGCTCGTTATTAGAACATTCTTGAAGGTCATCAAACGCGCAATTACGTCATCCTGAAGTATCTCATCGGAATGATCTTCAAAAAACAATCCTTCCTCTTCTTCATAAACATCCATCCCAAAATATCCGACTTTTTCTGTTTTTAAACCTTCAATGACCGCTTTGGTATCTACCAGGCCGCCCCTGCTCGTATTGATGAGCATAACACCTTTTTTCATGACCCCAATTTGCTCGGCATTTATGATATGCCTTGTTTCTGATGTGAGGGGAACGTGAAGGCTTATAATGTCCGCTTCGCTGCATAACGTTTTGCAGTCGGTATAGCGGGCACCAAATTTCTCTACTAGGTCTTCATCCTTGTTGACATCATAGGCCAAAATTTTGCAGCCAAAGCCGTGAAGTATTTTAATGAGTACGGCCCCAATTTTCCCTGTGCCCATTACACCGACGATCTTTCCATTCAGGTCAAACCCTGTGAGTCCGTTCAACGAGAAATTCTGTTCACGTACCCTACTATGAGCCCTTATCAATTTTCTGTTCAAAGCCAATATTAGTGCGACCGTGTGTTCTGCTATTGCGTAAGGAGAATATGCAGGAACACGAGCCACCTTGATGTTCATTTCATTCGCCTTTTCCATATCCACATGGTTGTAGCCTGCCGAACGAAGAGCTATGTATTTGACTTCGAACGCACCTAGTTTTTCTAGTATGTTGGCGGATGCATCATCGCCTGTAAATAAGCTTATGGCCTCCGAGCCTTTTGCCAAGGGAACGGTATGCTCGGACAGTCGTTCCTCTAATAGCCTCAATTCATGTTTGCCGT
This window of the Maribacter cobaltidurans genome carries:
- a CDS encoding ribose-phosphate pyrophosphokinase, with the translated sequence MKTILFSLPGNQELTELLAEKMKAEIGECTIRKFPDGESYTRILSDVKDKCVVMVCTLHEPDEKLLPLYFLSHTAKSLGAMCTCLVAPYLAYMRQDKVFDEGEGVTSSFFGKLISGFADSITTIDPHLHRIHMLGEVYNIPKRVIHAADEISKYIKKNIHNPVLIGPDSESEQWVSDVAKKAGVPFTVLQKVRHGDRDVEVSVPDVDKYKEATPVLVDDIISTARTMIETTEHLKSTGMKPAICIGIHAVFSGNAYQDLWDAYVEDIITCNTIPHQSNKIDLSDVIAKEVKELMHHI
- a CDS encoding potassium channel family protein, with amino-acid sequence MSNNLNQIREKPFYKLLLGRTVLPLVTILGIGILYVVLMSMVDHKSLPFHIIIATAALGKTIVITMTTLKRLSKLIKICHSLERLLWVFGLIIVISIFSFATDYACLFQFSHTTFEGVPDYSNSYLYNLYHFFYFSVITFSTVGYGDIVPTSDEARFVVMLEIFLSFFLIVFALTNIKKIHING
- a CDS encoding ATP cone domain-containing protein, encoding MDKIHIIKASGEKAPFEIGKVRHSLERAGADKLLVEEIVQEIDKAIYEGMTTKKIYQMAFKILRRKSRVSASRYKLKKALMELGPSGYPFEKFVGALLIQEDFETKIGVIVKGNCVQHEVDVIAEKDNKHYMIECKYHSDQGRFCNVKIPLYIHSRFLDVEKQWGKQQGHKTKFHQGGVYTNTRFTTDAIQYGTCVGLMLTSWDYPKGNGLKERIDKSGLHPLTSLTTLTKAEKSKLLDKGIVLCKDINENPSLLEQIGIAKQRQKKILEDSEELCTAH
- a CDS encoding DUF6010 family protein — translated: MVELIIGVLLGISIVLLAIKTGFDKDSSFYPVLLIAIAFYYVLFAFQANNTYEIIFETSIALLFSAIAILGHHRNLKIVGIAMILHGIYDLFQGNIVFSTNPPQWWPLFCLGVDVTLGIWLLWTSSKHLKTK
- a CDS encoding thymidine phosphorylase family protein; this translates as MKNSMEEKSSTLKYKHLGIYTQNEHVVYMREDCHVCVSEGFEALTRIRVSNFNTSIVASLNVITSDVLLVGEIGLSEAAAKKLKVSGNETLRVSHLEPIDSLSHVRAKIYNQKLVYTAFEEIITDIVEGDYSNIHLSAFITACAGNRLDVNEISDLTKAMIASGKQLDWNKKIVVDKHCIGGLPGNRTTPIVVAIVAAYGLTMPKTSSRAITSPAGTADTMEVLTNVTLSLEEIKAVVEKEGGCFVWGGTAQLSPADDMLIKIEKALDIDSEGQLIASVLSKKAAAGSTHVVIDIPVGETAKVRTDYAAMKLKEHLEVVGKAVGLDTRVVITDGTQPVGRGIGPALEAMDLLSVLKNEVDAPKDLRERAVLLAGELLELSGEIESGNGKQTARGLLESGKAYNKFLAICKAQGNFKQPLLKPYKFEIKAKKTGVLRRIDNRKIAKLAKLSGAPQSKSAGILLNVHLNDEIEKGQLLYTLFAESQGELNYALEYYESHDDIITIE
- a CDS encoding MBL fold metallo-hydrolase RNA specificity domain-containing protein — translated: MKNNKINIHFLGAAGTVTGSKYLLDTGERKILIDCGLFQGLKELRLKNWMYPPVEVSEIDAVLLTHGHMDHTGYLPRLVKQGFKGPIYGTYPTLDIAKIILNDSAKIQEQEAERANKEGYSKHSPAEPLYDLKDVEKTVPFFKGVPPGQRLPLMKNIKARFQYNGHILGATYIELDVLGKRFVFSGDIGRTNDLLLYPPLKPKKADVLFIESTYGGRFHPEEAEALPEIEKLVNKTIERGGSLFIPSFSVERAQLMMLIFWRLLKQNKIPKVQMIMDSPMGANVLELFHRTRDWHRLEDAECDEMCSHFMVVSSYRETMELRSDDTPKIVIAGSGMLTGGRMLNYLETQAQNPKNTLLFVGYQAEGTRGRKLLEGDRELRVYGKTVSFQMEVAEIEGLSAHANHTELLDWLSNVEQKPERIFIVHGEQESAEALQKGIRETYDWDSEIPQLYNIEEIILN